One stretch of Chryseobacterium indologenes DNA includes these proteins:
- a CDS encoding urease accessory protein UreD translates to MDSRLKIIAGFKGGESYVKDLYVSLPFRMVSVGQRKSDKKLYQMVMSSSPGILDGDHYHLDVALEKGSSLQLQSQSYQRLFNMEDKAVQELNVTMEDETSFAYVPHPIVPHEDSNFKSKANVHIGKNSQIIISEIITCGRKHYGEVFKLRRFQNLMEIYHNNKLVVKDNVVIQPDLIPISSIGNLEQYTHQGTLIFYSTKENVDKNGLIEEIVEAAALHIEEMEVGVSAMEDNGFVVRALGHGGELMYNFFLHVQEILWSLE, encoded by the coding sequence ATGGATAGTCGTTTAAAAATTATTGCAGGATTTAAGGGAGGAGAATCATATGTGAAGGATCTTTACGTTTCACTGCCTTTCAGAATGGTTTCTGTAGGACAGCGAAAAAGTGATAAGAAACTCTATCAGATGGTGATGAGCTCCTCTCCGGGAATCCTGGATGGAGACCATTATCACCTGGATGTGGCCCTTGAAAAAGGATCTTCTCTTCAACTGCAGTCGCAGTCGTATCAGAGGCTGTTCAATATGGAAGATAAAGCTGTTCAGGAACTGAATGTAACGATGGAGGATGAAACTTCTTTCGCTTACGTTCCTCATCCTATTGTTCCGCATGAGGATTCTAACTTTAAAAGTAAAGCTAATGTTCATATCGGAAAAAACAGCCAGATCATTATCAGTGAGATTATTACCTGTGGAAGAAAACATTATGGAGAAGTTTTCAAGCTGAGACGCTTCCAGAATCTTATGGAAATCTATCATAACAATAAGCTGGTGGTAAAAGATAATGTGGTAATTCAACCAGACCTGATTCCGATCAGCAGTATCGGTAACCTGGAACAGTATACCCATCAGGGAACTTTAATCTTCTACAGTACAAAGGAAAATGTAGATAAAAATGGATTGATCGAAGAGATTGTTGAAGCAGCAGCCCTGCATATTGAAGAGATGGAAGTAGGAGTGTCAGCGATGGAAGATAATGGTTTTGTAGTAAGAGCATTAGGACATGGTGGAGAATTGATGTACAACTTCTTCCTGCATGTTCAGGAGATCCTTTGGTCACTGGAGTAA